Proteins encoded together in one Coffea arabica cultivar ET-39 chromosome 2c, Coffea Arabica ET-39 HiFi, whole genome shotgun sequence window:
- the LOC140035781 gene encoding uncharacterized protein produces the protein MTLRSGKEIQGSEPVISKDKDEEKTENELERKDSNGADPNVLPDQVGKSKQDKEKEILEVFRKVEINIPLLDTIKQVPKYAKLLRDLYVNRRRLRGDERVIVGKNVSVVLQRKLPLKCGDPGPLKEIGIIIQLADRTNAYPDGLIEDVLVKVNDLVFPADFFVLDMNDDHSPDPSLLLLGRPFMSTAQTKIDVNKVQKVFETVGRAPVLELKPLPEHLKYAYLGDNETLPVIISAALSKTQEEKLIRVLREHKEAIGWTIADVKGISPSIYMHRIRLEEDAKPVRQAQRRLNPLMMEAVKKEILKLLDVGVIFLISDSPWVSPIQVVLKKIEVTVEANQTGEFVPVRKPTGWRQCINYRRIFSDSNCTRGPREYDFHVPVRGIEVDRAKIDIISALPYPTSVQKVRSFFGHAGFYRKFIKNFSKVGAPLFPLLQKDVTFEFDDKCERAFNKLKELLTSPPIIQPPDWSLPFEILCDASDHVVGVVLGQRVGKTAHVIYYASRALNGVQLNYSTTEKELLAVIFAIEKFRSYFLDAKVIVFFDHAALRYLMTKKDAKPRLIRWILLLQEFDL, from the exons ATGACCCTAAGGAGCGGGAAGGAAATTCAAGGGTCTGAACCTGTGATCTCTAAGGATAAGGATGAGGAAAAAACCGAAAATGAGCTTGAGAGGAAAGACAGCAATGGTGCAGATCCAAATGTACTTCCAGACCAA GTTGGAAAATCGAAGCAGGATAAAGAAAAGGAGATCTTGGAGGTGTTTCGCAAGGTAGAGATAAATATTCCCCTCTTAGACACTATCAAACAAGTACCAAAATATGCCAAACTCTTAAGGGATTTATATGTCAACCGAAGGCGGTTGAGGGGAGATGAAAGGGTTATTGTTGGGAAAAATGTGTCTGTGGTCCTGCAGAGAAAGCTTCCACTAAAGTGCGGGGACCCAG GTCCATTAAAAGAAATTGGAATAATCATTCAATTAGCTGACCGAACTAATGCATATCCTGATGGGTTGATTGAAGATGTGTTGGTAAAAGTTAATGATTTGGTGTTTCCAGCTGATTTTTTTGTACTTGATATGAATGATGATCACTCCCCTGATCCTTCACTTTTGTTATTGGGTAGACCCTTTATGAGCACAGCAcaaacaaaaattgatgttaataagg TGCAGAAAGTGTTTGAAACTGTTGGCAGG gcacctgtATTGGAATTGAAACCTCTACCAGAGCACTTGAAATATGCGTATTTGGGCGACAACGAGACACTCCCGGTTATTATCTCAGCTGCACTCTCGAAAACTCAGGAGGAAAAATTGATTCGAGTCCTTAGAGAGCATAAAGAGGCGATAGGTTGGACCATCGCAGATGTCAAAGGGATCAGCCCCTCCATCTATATGCACCGGATTAGACTTGAAGAGGATGCCAAACCTGTACGGCAGGCTCAAAGGAGGCTCAATCCCCTCATGATGGAAGCGGttaagaaagaaattttaaaattgctAGATGTGGGGGTTATTTTTCTAATATCAGATAGCCCATGGGTGAGTCCAATCCAGGTAGTCCTAAAGAAAATAGAAGTGACGGTAGAGGCTAACCAAACGGGTGAATTCGTGCCAGTGCGCAAACCCACTGGATGGAGGCAGTGTATAAATTACCGTAG GATATTTTCAGATAGCAATTGCACCAGAGGACCAAGAGAATACGACTTTCACGTGCCCGTTCGGGGTATTGAAGTTGACAGGGCGAAAATAGATATTATATCTGCTTTGCCTTACCCCACGAGTGTGCAGAAAGTACGCTCTTTTTTTGGCCATGCAGGATTTTACCGAAAATTTAtcaagaatttctcgaaagttgGAGCCCCGTTGTTCCCACTTTTACAAAAGGATGTAACCTTCGAGTTTGATGACAAGTGTGAGAGAGCCTTCAACAAGTTGAAGGAATTGTTGACCTCACCCCCAATCATCCAACCCCCTGACTGGAGTTTACCATTTGAGATCTTGTGCGATGCCAGTGATCATGTTGTAGGGGTTGTGTTAGGGCAAAGAGTGGGAAAGACAGCTCACGTCATCTACTATGCGTCCCGAGCATTGAATGGAGTTCAATTGAATTACTCCACCACTGAGAAGGAGCTTCTTGCGGTTATTTTTGCTATAGAAAAATTTAGATCATATTTTTTAGATGCTAAAGTTATTGTGTTTTTCGATCATGCAGCATTAAGGTACCTAATGACCAAGAAGGATGCCAAACCGAGACTCATCAGGTGGATATTGCTACTACAGGAATTTGACTTGTAG